The Nocardioides conyzicola genome has a segment encoding these proteins:
- a CDS encoding HAMP domain-containing sensor histidine kinase — MTSDQVQIVAVAAVCAVGVGVVGLVAAWLLRHLSIRWQLGLVVVVAIGSVLAGVVAAARMMFISTHDWGVVALVAGAAGAVSLVVAFAVGLAISRWSEALQRDARLLDAHGTYVAASRGPSEFQALSEELARTSERLEESRLREARLEESRRELISWVSHDLRTPLAGMRAMTEALEDGIAVDPDRYHRQIRAEVDRMVRMVDDLFELSRIHAGVLRLTPEPVMLRDLVSEAIAGADPVARARNVRLGGSVEDGIVLTADAAGMARVMTNLVMNAIRHTPADGVVEIRGRALPDGVELSVSDECGGLSEEDMGRVFDLAWRGETARTPEPALGSREARGAGLGLAIVKGIVEAHQGVVHVENVGEPAPAGCRFLVRLPASVPV, encoded by the coding sequence ATGACGAGTGACCAGGTGCAGATCGTGGCGGTGGCCGCCGTCTGTGCGGTCGGCGTCGGCGTGGTCGGGCTGGTGGCGGCGTGGCTGCTGCGGCACCTGTCCATCCGCTGGCAGCTCGGCCTCGTCGTCGTGGTCGCGATCGGCTCGGTGCTGGCCGGCGTCGTCGCCGCCGCCCGGATGATGTTCATCTCGACGCACGACTGGGGCGTGGTCGCGCTCGTCGCGGGCGCGGCCGGAGCGGTGTCCCTCGTCGTCGCGTTCGCGGTTGGCCTGGCGATCTCCCGCTGGTCGGAGGCGCTGCAGCGCGACGCCCGGCTGCTGGACGCCCACGGCACGTACGTCGCCGCGAGCCGCGGTCCCAGCGAGTTCCAGGCGCTCTCCGAGGAGCTGGCGCGCACCAGCGAGCGCCTCGAGGAGTCCCGGCTGCGCGAGGCCCGGCTGGAGGAGTCGCGACGTGAGCTGATCTCGTGGGTGTCGCACGACCTGCGCACACCGCTGGCCGGCATGCGGGCGATGACCGAGGCGCTGGAGGACGGCATCGCGGTGGACCCCGATCGCTACCACCGCCAGATCCGCGCCGAGGTCGACCGGATGGTGCGGATGGTCGACGACCTGTTCGAGCTCTCCCGGATCCACGCGGGCGTCCTCCGGCTCACGCCCGAGCCGGTGATGCTCCGCGACCTGGTCAGCGAGGCCATCGCCGGCGCCGACCCGGTCGCCCGGGCCCGCAACGTGCGGCTCGGGGGGAGCGTCGAGGACGGCATCGTGCTGACGGCCGACGCGGCCGGGATGGCCCGCGTGATGACCAACCTGGTCATGAACGCGATCCGGCACACCCCGGCCGACGGCGTCGTCGAGATCCGCGGCCGGGCGCTCCCCGACGGGGTCGAGCTGAGCGTGAGCGACGAGTGCGGCGGGTTGTCGGAGGAGGACATGGGCCGGGTCTTCGACCTGGCCTGGCGCGGCGAGACGGCGCGCACGCCGGAGCCCGCGCTCGGCTCGCGCGAGGCGCGGGGAGCGGGGCTCGGGCTGGCGATCGTCAAGGGCATCGTCGAGGCGCACCAGGGCGTCGTGCACGTGGAGAACGTGGGGGAGCCGGCGCCCGCCGGCTGCCGCTTCCTGGTCCGGCTGCCCGCCTCGGTCCCGGTCTGA
- a CDS encoding regulatory protein RecX, with translation MPPDWLGDVSVGVDAWTRRAAPTAPPPEDEAAQVPEADAEAVARKILLDQLTGQARTRKELADKLAAKNVPADIATRLLDRFEEVGLIDDEAFARAWIASRGATRSDVGRRLAKRALAQELHRKGIDNEVAREALDDIDPDDEAAAARALVRAKLRSVERVDDVKATRRLVGMLARKGYGSGLAFAVVREELAAAGREPLDD, from the coding sequence GTGCCGCCCGACTGGCTCGGTGACGTCTCGGTCGGGGTGGACGCGTGGACACGGCGCGCCGCCCCGACCGCACCACCACCCGAGGACGAGGCAGCCCAGGTCCCGGAGGCCGACGCGGAGGCGGTGGCCCGCAAGATCCTGCTCGACCAGCTGACGGGCCAGGCGCGCACCCGCAAGGAGCTCGCCGACAAGCTGGCCGCCAAGAACGTCCCGGCCGACATCGCCACCCGCCTCCTCGACCGGTTCGAGGAGGTCGGGCTGATCGACGACGAGGCGTTCGCCCGGGCCTGGATCGCGTCGCGCGGAGCGACCCGGTCCGACGTGGGACGGCGGCTCGCCAAGCGGGCGCTGGCCCAGGAGCTGCACCGCAAGGGCATCGACAACGAGGTGGCCCGCGAGGCCCTCGACGACATCGACCCGGACGACGAGGCGGCGGCGGCGCGTGCGCTCGTGCGCGCCAAGCTGCGCTCCGTCGAGCGGGTCGACGACGTCAAGGCCACCCGGCGGCTGGTCGGCATGCTGGCCCGCAAGGGCTACGGCTCGGGGCTCGCGTTCGCGGTCGTCCGCGAGGAGCTGGCGGCCGCAGGACGAGAACCCCTGGACGACTGA
- a CDS encoding response regulator transcription factor produces MTTPAIRVLLVDDQELFREGVRVIVDAQDGMEVVGSAGDGLEAVRLVDELEPDVVLMDIRMPEMDGVEATRQIFLPDRAARRETPVRVVVLTTFNLDDRAATAIRYGASGFLLKDTTPVMLRDAIRTVHAGNAVLAPTDLSTLLEGQFRAQTPTPPAYLSLTDKEREVFAAVAKGLSNTEIAGLVFASESTVKTHVGAILRKLGLRDRVQIVVFAHEHALT; encoded by the coding sequence ATGACCACCCCCGCGATCCGTGTCCTGCTGGTCGACGACCAGGAGCTCTTCCGCGAGGGCGTCCGGGTGATCGTCGACGCCCAGGACGGCATGGAGGTCGTGGGGTCGGCGGGCGACGGGCTCGAGGCGGTCCGCCTGGTCGACGAGCTCGAGCCGGACGTGGTGCTGATGGACATCCGGATGCCGGAGATGGACGGCGTCGAGGCGACCCGCCAGATCTTCCTGCCCGACCGGGCGGCGCGGCGCGAGACGCCGGTGCGGGTGGTCGTCCTGACGACGTTCAACCTCGACGACCGGGCCGCGACCGCGATCAGGTACGGCGCCAGCGGCTTCCTGCTCAAGGACACGACGCCGGTGATGCTCCGCGACGCGATCCGCACCGTCCACGCCGGCAACGCCGTGCTCGCGCCGACGGACCTCTCGACGCTGCTGGAGGGCCAGTTCCGGGCGCAGACGCCGACCCCGCCGGCGTACCTCTCCCTCACGGACAAGGAGCGCGAGGTCTTCGCGGCGGTCGCCAAGGGGTTGTCCAACACCGAGATCGCCGGCCTGGTCTTCGCCAGCGAGTCGACGGTGAAGACCCACGTCGGTGCGATCCTGCGCAAGCTCGGCCTGCGGGACCGGGTGCAGATCGTGGTCTTCGCCCACGAGCACGCCCTGACCTAG
- a CDS encoding DUF3037 domain-containing protein produces the protein MTTLAYQYVVLRCVPRVDREEFVNVGVVLYCHATDFLDVSWHVDAERLRALDPSVDVDQVCDALAFVDGVCAGDERGGAAASAPISQRFGFVKAPRSTVLQPGPVHGGTTTDPARQLEHLREKLVG, from the coding sequence ATGACCACGCTCGCCTACCAGTACGTCGTCCTGCGCTGCGTGCCGCGCGTCGACCGTGAGGAGTTCGTCAACGTCGGCGTGGTGCTCTACTGCCACGCGACCGACTTCCTCGACGTCTCCTGGCACGTCGACGCCGAGCGGTTGCGCGCCCTCGACCCGAGCGTGGACGTCGACCAGGTCTGCGACGCGCTGGCCTTCGTCGACGGCGTCTGCGCCGGCGACGAGCGCGGGGGAGCGGCCGCGTCGGCGCCGATCAGCCAGCGCTTCGGCTTCGTCAAGGCGCCCCGCAGCACGGTCCTCCAGCCGGGTCCGGTGCACGGCGGCACCACCACCGACCCCGCCCGCCAGCTCGAGCACCTGCGGGAGAAGCTCGTCGGCTAG
- a CDS encoding GNAT family N-acetyltransferase, whose protein sequence is MTDEPVRVVVHDRGRDLSGVVRPGEPWAAAARRTCASMHAEPAPSDLSGTVKEFVVDHDERITVRAMTRGDLPDVLRWRSSEHVRRWWASEGEPTADNVEARYGPCIDGMSPTRMWVAEVNGRSVGFLQDYRIADYPDYALLGPDPAAIGVDYALAEEWSGRGLGPRVLWAWMLRTRHRFPDAPTYFAAPDHRNAASLRMLAKTGFVAGLWFDEPQEDGSVDTVVGCSLDVARVLG, encoded by the coding sequence GTGACCGACGAGCCGGTCCGCGTCGTGGTGCACGACCGCGGCCGCGACCTGTCCGGCGTCGTCCGTCCGGGCGAGCCGTGGGCGGCCGCGGCCCGGCGTACCTGCGCGAGCATGCACGCCGAGCCGGCACCGAGCGACCTGTCGGGCACGGTCAAGGAGTTCGTCGTCGACCACGACGAGCGGATCACCGTCCGGGCGATGACCCGCGGCGACCTGCCCGACGTGCTGCGCTGGCGGTCCTCCGAGCACGTCCGCCGCTGGTGGGCCTCCGAGGGGGAGCCGACCGCGGACAACGTCGAGGCCCGCTACGGCCCGTGCATCGACGGGATGAGCCCGACCCGGATGTGGGTCGCCGAGGTCAACGGCCGCTCGGTCGGCTTCCTCCAGGACTACCGAATCGCGGACTACCCCGACTACGCGCTGCTCGGACCCGATCCGGCTGCGATCGGCGTCGACTACGCGCTCGCCGAGGAGTGGAGCGGGCGCGGCCTCGGCCCGCGCGTGCTGTGGGCGTGGATGCTGCGCACCCGGCACCGGTTCCCCGACGCCCCGACGTACTTCGCGGCTCCCGACCACCGCAACGCGGCGTCGCTGCGGATGCTGGCGAAGACCGGGTTCGTCGCCGGGCTGTGGTTCGACGAGCCCCAGGAGGACGGCAGTGTCGACACGGTCGTCGGTTGCTCCCTCGATGTGGCCCGCGTCCTGGGATGA
- a CDS encoding molybdopterin-dependent oxidoreductase — translation MNIPTESAFRSRLRSAAVTARVGTWLGICFTICFATGLISHYAQNVSQPIPFPTSPSWGYRVTQGLHVITGTASVPLLLVKLWTVYPRLFIRPPRDVRRLVLEVLERGSIAVLVAGAVFQLASGLANSAQWYPWSFSFRSTHYAIAWITIGALVVHIAVKLPIIRGALTSDVEDTTYDRPTATEPGPISRRTLLRTTWLAAGVAVLVTAGSTVPLLRRVSVFGVRSGDGPAGIPINKSAAAAKVAPAATSAAYRFTVAYGDQEVSMTREELLAMDQTSETLPIACVEGWSASGTWTGVRVRTLLDLVGAPSGSEVHVVSLQESGPYKRTVLQGNFADDDRTLLALALEGEPLALDHGYPARLIAPNRPGVLQTKWVARLEVSA, via the coding sequence GTGAACATCCCGACGGAGTCGGCCTTCCGCTCCCGGCTCCGCAGCGCAGCGGTGACCGCCCGGGTCGGCACGTGGCTCGGCATCTGCTTCACGATCTGCTTCGCGACCGGCCTGATCAGCCACTACGCCCAGAACGTCTCCCAGCCGATCCCCTTCCCGACCAGCCCGTCGTGGGGCTACCGGGTCACCCAGGGCCTGCACGTGATCACCGGTACGGCGTCGGTGCCGCTGCTGCTCGTGAAGCTCTGGACGGTCTACCCGCGGCTGTTCATCCGCCCGCCGCGCGACGTGCGCAGGCTGGTGCTCGAGGTGCTGGAGCGCGGCTCGATCGCGGTCCTCGTCGCCGGAGCGGTCTTCCAGCTCGCGTCCGGGCTCGCGAACTCGGCGCAGTGGTACCCCTGGAGCTTCTCCTTCCGGTCCACCCACTACGCGATCGCCTGGATCACCATCGGCGCGCTGGTGGTGCACATCGCGGTGAAGCTCCCGATCATCCGCGGCGCGCTGACGTCCGACGTCGAGGACACGACGTACGACCGGCCGACGGCGACCGAGCCCGGACCGATCTCGCGGCGCACGCTGCTGCGGACCACCTGGCTGGCCGCGGGCGTCGCCGTGCTCGTCACCGCCGGCAGCACGGTCCCGCTGCTGCGCAGGGTGTCGGTCTTCGGCGTCCGCTCGGGTGACGGCCCCGCGGGCATCCCGATCAACAAGTCGGCGGCGGCCGCCAAGGTCGCGCCCGCCGCCACCAGTGCGGCGTACCGCTTCACCGTGGCGTACGGCGACCAGGAGGTCTCGATGACCCGCGAGGAGCTGCTCGCGATGGACCAGACCAGCGAGACCCTGCCGATCGCGTGCGTCGAGGGCTGGAGCGCGAGCGGCACCTGGACCGGCGTCCGCGTGCGCACCCTGCTCGACCTCGTCGGGGCGCCGAGCGGCAGCGAGGTGCACGTCGTCTCGCTGCAGGAGTCCGGCCCCTACAAGCGGACCGTGCTGCAGGGCAACTTCGCCGACGACGACCGCACCCTGCTCGCGCTGGCGCTCGAGGGGGAGCCGCTCGCCCTCGACCACGGCTACCCCGCCCGGCTGATCGCCCCCAACCGGCCCGGCGTCCTGCAGACCAAGTGGGTCGCGCGGCTCGAGGTGTCGGCATGA
- a CDS encoding response regulator transcription factor gives MARVLVVDDDHTVREVVVSYLRAHQHDVVEAADGETALRTMRDAPADLVVLDLMLPGIDGLEVCRQLRSTSDVPVIMLTALGEETDRVMGLETGADDYVSKPFSPRELVLRVDSVLRRTGSAPAPQRLVDGDLVVDEGAHVATRDGEVLALTVREFDLLRFLLAHPGTAYSREDLLQHVWGWSIGDHSTVTVHVRRLREKVERDPTRPERLQTVWGVGYRWEAAS, from the coding sequence GTGGCCCGCGTCCTCGTGGTCGATGACGACCACACCGTCCGTGAGGTCGTCGTCTCCTACCTGCGCGCCCACCAGCACGACGTGGTCGAGGCGGCCGACGGGGAGACCGCGCTGCGGACGATGCGTGACGCGCCGGCCGACCTGGTCGTGCTCGACCTGATGCTCCCGGGCATCGACGGCCTGGAGGTCTGTCGTCAGCTCCGGTCGACCAGCGACGTGCCCGTCATCATGCTGACCGCGCTGGGCGAGGAGACCGACCGGGTGATGGGTCTCGAGACCGGTGCGGACGACTACGTGAGCAAGCCGTTCAGCCCGCGTGAGCTGGTGCTGCGCGTCGACTCCGTGCTCCGGCGTACCGGCTCCGCACCGGCGCCCCAGCGCCTGGTGGACGGCGACCTCGTCGTCGACGAGGGCGCGCACGTCGCCACCCGGGACGGCGAGGTCCTGGCGCTGACCGTCCGGGAGTTCGACCTGCTGCGCTTCCTGCTCGCGCACCCCGGTACGGCGTACTCGCGCGAGGACCTGCTGCAGCACGTCTGGGGCTGGTCGATCGGCGACCACTCGACGGTGACGGTGCACGTGCGCCGACTCCGGGAGAAGGTCGAGCGCGACCCGACCCGGCCGGAGCGGCTGCAGACGGTGTGGGGTGTGGGCTATCGGTGGGAGGCAGCGTCATGA
- a CDS encoding methyltransferase domain-containing protein yields the protein MSMDLPITRLHLDQWDRPADEIDRTLLSLCAGPTLDVGCGPGRLTAALAEQGAVVLGIDVVNGAVGRTRRRGGAALHRDVFDSIPGEGRWETALLADGNVGIGGDPVALLQRLREVLDPRGRVVAEVAAPGTPPTNDWATLECGVEHLVVRWSVVGIEDIAGIAAQAGLAVVEQVQAGERWFAVLEEAA from the coding sequence ATGAGCATGGACCTCCCGATCACGCGTCTCCACCTGGACCAGTGGGACCGGCCGGCCGACGAGATCGACCGGACCCTGCTGTCGTTGTGCGCCGGCCCGACGCTCGACGTCGGGTGCGGACCGGGCCGGCTCACCGCCGCGCTCGCCGAGCAGGGCGCGGTCGTGCTCGGCATCGACGTCGTCAACGGGGCCGTCGGGCGCACGCGCCGCCGCGGGGGAGCGGCGCTGCACCGCGACGTGTTCGACTCCATCCCCGGTGAGGGTCGATGGGAGACCGCGCTGCTCGCCGACGGCAACGTCGGCATCGGCGGCGACCCGGTCGCGCTGCTCCAGCGGCTGCGTGAGGTCCTCGACCCCCGCGGCCGCGTCGTCGCCGAGGTGGCCGCGCCCGGGACGCCGCCCACGAACGACTGGGCTACCTTGGAGTGCGGCGTCGAGCACCTCGTCGTCCGCTGGTCGGTCGTGGGGATCGAGGACATCGCCGGGATCGCCGCGCAGGCCGGGCTCGCCGTCGTCGAGCAGGTCCAGGCCGGGGAGAGATGGTTCGCCGTGCTCGAGGAAGCAGCGTGA
- a CDS encoding polyphosphate kinase 2 family protein codes for MTAHPLRLPTGPVDLAALPTDAKPGFDGKKSDGKAALCGLGDELADLQERLWAEGRATGSRRRVLLVLQGMDTSGKGGTLRHTVGLVDPQGVRITSFKAPTKEELSHDFLWRIRRAVPDPGYLGVFDRSHYEDVLIARVNELASLEEIDRRYDAINAFEQELVDDGTVVLKCMLHLSKDEQRNRLLARLDNPEKHWKYEPGDIDARARWDDYQEAYALALERTNTEHAPWYVVPSDRKWFRNLAVGQLLLAALRGMDLRWPAADFDVEAERARLLASDAST; via the coding sequence ATGACCGCTCACCCGCTGCGCCTGCCCACCGGCCCCGTCGACCTCGCCGCCCTCCCGACCGACGCCAAGCCCGGCTTCGACGGCAAGAAGAGCGACGGGAAGGCAGCCCTGTGCGGGCTCGGCGACGAGCTCGCCGACCTCCAGGAGCGGCTCTGGGCCGAGGGACGGGCGACCGGCTCCCGCCGCCGGGTGCTGCTGGTGCTGCAGGGCATGGACACCTCGGGCAAGGGCGGCACGCTGCGGCACACCGTCGGCCTGGTCGACCCGCAGGGCGTCCGGATCACGTCGTTCAAGGCGCCGACGAAGGAGGAGCTCTCCCACGACTTCCTCTGGCGGATCCGCCGGGCGGTGCCGGACCCCGGCTACCTCGGCGTCTTCGACCGCTCCCACTACGAGGACGTGCTGATCGCGCGGGTCAACGAGCTGGCCAGCCTCGAGGAGATCGACCGGCGGTACGACGCGATCAACGCGTTCGAGCAGGAGCTCGTCGACGACGGCACGGTCGTGCTCAAGTGCATGCTGCACCTGAGCAAGGACGAGCAGCGCAACCGGCTGCTCGCGCGGCTCGACAACCCCGAGAAGCACTGGAAGTACGAGCCCGGCGACATCGACGCCCGCGCCCGCTGGGACGACTACCAGGAGGCGTACGCGCTGGCCCTGGAGCGGACGAACACGGAGCACGCGCCGTGGTACGTCGTCCCCAGCGACCGCAAGTGGTTCCGCAACCTGGCCGTCGGGCAGCTGCTGCTCGCCGCTCTGCGGGGGATGGACCTGCGCTGGCCGGCGGCCGACTTCGACGTGGAAGCCGAACGGGCCAGGTTGCTCGCGTCGGACGCGAGCACCTGA
- the recA gene encoding recombinase RecA, translated as MAGADREKALDAALANIEKQFGKGSVMRLGDEVRAPLAIIPSGSIALDIALGLGGFPRGRVIEIYGPESSGKTTVALHAVANAQRAGGIVAFIDAEHALDPDYAKALGVDTDALLVSQPDSGEQALEIADMLIRSGALDLVVIDSVAALVPRAEIEGEMGDSHVGLQARLMSQALRKMTGALSNSGTTMIFINQLREKIGVMFGSPETTTGGKALKFYASVRLDVRRIETLKDGTDMVGNRTRVKVVKNKVAPPFKQAEFDIMYGKGISREGGLIDVGVESGLVRKAGAWYTYEGDQLGQGKENSRNFLKDNPDLANELEKKILEKLGVGPQVDQEAPLSDEPIGVDSF; from the coding sequence ATGGCTGGTGCAGACCGCGAGAAGGCCCTGGACGCCGCGCTCGCCAACATCGAGAAGCAGTTCGGCAAGGGCTCGGTCATGCGTCTCGGCGACGAGGTGCGGGCCCCGCTCGCCATCATCCCCAGCGGCTCGATCGCTCTCGACATCGCGTTGGGCCTCGGTGGGTTCCCGCGCGGACGGGTGATCGAGATCTACGGGCCGGAGTCCTCCGGCAAGACCACCGTCGCCCTGCACGCCGTGGCCAACGCCCAGCGTGCCGGCGGCATCGTGGCCTTCATCGACGCGGAGCACGCGCTCGACCCCGACTACGCGAAGGCCCTGGGCGTCGACACCGACGCGCTGCTGGTCTCGCAGCCCGACTCCGGTGAGCAGGCGCTGGAGATCGCGGACATGCTGATCCGCTCCGGCGCGCTCGACCTGGTCGTCATCGACTCGGTGGCCGCGCTGGTGCCCCGGGCCGAGATCGAGGGGGAGATGGGCGACAGCCACGTCGGTCTCCAGGCCCGTCTGATGAGCCAGGCGCTGCGCAAGATGACCGGTGCCCTCAGCAACTCCGGCACCACGATGATCTTCATCAACCAGCTGCGCGAGAAGATCGGCGTCATGTTCGGCTCGCCCGAGACCACCACCGGTGGCAAGGCGCTGAAGTTCTACGCCTCGGTCCGGCTCGACGTGCGGCGCATCGAGACGCTCAAGGACGGCACCGACATGGTCGGCAACCGGACCCGCGTCAAGGTCGTGAAGAACAAGGTGGCCCCGCCGTTCAAGCAGGCCGAGTTCGACATCATGTACGGCAAGGGGATCAGCCGCGAGGGCGGCCTGATCGACGTCGGTGTCGAGTCGGGGCTCGTCCGCAAGGCCGGCGCCTGGTACACCTACGAGGGCGACCAGCTCGGTCAGGGCAAGGAGAACTCCCGCAACTTCCTCAAGGACAACCCCGACCTGGCCAACGAGCTGGAGAAGAAGATCCTCGAGAAGCTCGGCGTCGGCCCCCAGGTCGACCAGGAGGCTCCGCTCTCCGACGAGCCGATCGGCGTCGACTCCTTCTAG
- a CDS encoding phosphoribosyltransferase produces the protein MATEREILTYELFGTAVLDLAQQVVDSGYEPDLILSIARGGLGLGMGLGYALDVKNLSAVNVEFYTGVEQRLEVPIMLPPTPAAVDLAGLKILIADDVADTGKTLEVVRDFVADQVAEARTAVIYEKPWTVIRPEYVWRHTEAWIDFPWSAAPPLVHRAKPGS, from the coding sequence GTGGCGACCGAGCGCGAGATCCTGACGTACGAGCTGTTCGGCACCGCGGTGCTGGACCTGGCCCAGCAGGTGGTGGACTCGGGCTACGAACCCGACCTGATCCTCTCGATCGCCCGCGGCGGTCTCGGGCTGGGCATGGGCCTCGGCTACGCGCTCGACGTCAAGAACCTGTCGGCGGTCAACGTCGAGTTCTACACCGGGGTCGAGCAGCGCCTCGAGGTCCCGATCATGCTGCCGCCGACGCCGGCCGCGGTCGACCTAGCGGGCCTGAAGATCCTCATCGCCGACGACGTGGCCGACACCGGCAAGACCCTCGAGGTGGTCCGCGACTTCGTCGCCGACCAGGTGGCCGAGGCCCGCACCGCGGTGATCTACGAGAAGCCGTGGACGGTGATCCGACCGGAGTACGTCTGGCGGCACACCGAGGCGTGGATCGACTTCCCCTGGTCCGCCGCTCCGCCCCTGGTGCACCGGGCGAAGCCGGGGTCGTGA
- a CDS encoding HipA family kinase encodes MIPTVSVTRYVTPLREGGSLPGIVEGDDLGTYVCKFRGAGQGLRVLVAEVIVGELARRIGLRTPRLVALDLDPAIARYEADEEVQDLLNASAGLNLGIDFLPGSFGYDGQVAAGETVGAKVLWLDAFTANVDRSWRNPNLLVWHRDLWVIDHGAALYFHHAWGGGVTDPERFARQPWNPDDHVLGASAPGLPQADAEISALLDEAVFTEVLAEVPDEWLEPVPGAESADAVRAAYVSFLVARLGTRQWLPSAEAAAR; translated from the coding sequence GTGATCCCGACCGTCTCCGTGACCCGCTACGTGACCCCGCTGCGGGAGGGCGGCAGCCTCCCCGGGATCGTCGAGGGCGACGACCTCGGCACCTACGTGTGCAAGTTCCGCGGCGCCGGCCAGGGCCTGCGGGTGCTGGTCGCCGAGGTGATCGTCGGCGAGCTCGCCCGCCGGATCGGTCTGCGGACCCCGCGGCTGGTGGCCCTCGACCTGGACCCCGCGATCGCGCGCTACGAGGCGGACGAGGAGGTCCAGGACCTGCTCAACGCGAGCGCCGGGCTCAACCTCGGCATCGACTTCCTGCCGGGCTCGTTCGGGTACGACGGCCAGGTCGCCGCGGGGGAGACGGTGGGGGCGAAGGTGCTCTGGCTGGACGCGTTCACCGCCAACGTCGACCGTTCCTGGCGCAACCCCAACCTGCTGGTGTGGCACCGCGACCTGTGGGTGATCGACCACGGTGCGGCGTTGTACTTCCACCACGCGTGGGGTGGGGGAGTGACCGACCCGGAGCGCTTCGCGCGCCAGCCGTGGAACCCCGACGACCACGTACTGGGGGCGTCGGCGCCCGGGCTGCCGCAGGCCGACGCCGAGATCAGCGCGCTGCTCGACGAGGCGGTCTTCACCGAGGTGCTGGCCGAGGTGCCCGACGAGTGGCTCGAGCCGGTGCCAGGTGCCGAGAGCGCGGACGCCGTGCGTGCGGCCTACGTGTCGTTCCTGGTCGCCCGGCTGGGCACCCGGCAGTGGCTGCCGAGCGCGGAGGCTGCGGCGCGATGA